One region of Desulfitobacterium chlororespirans DSM 11544 genomic DNA includes:
- a CDS encoding ethanolamine ammonia-lyase reactivating factor EutA, protein MLMNQSDSQIIMSVGIDIGTTTTQLVISRLTIENTASATLVPRVLITAKEVIHRSRIHLTPLLDHHLINGEEISRLVEDEYRLAAVTPRDIDSGAVIITGETAKKENAKALLGVLAGFAGDFVVATAGPNLESIYAGKGSGAAAYSAEKHQEIVNIDVGGGTSNFAVFREGQAIDTSCLNIGGRLLEIEPGGDRVTYIAQPMQAVFKAMGRWIRVGEVIQLEHLREITALMAQSIVEVILIKRLSPLTEELLMVPPLALNYPLNSIMVSGGVADYVYKDSPPCSMEEVSAFGDMGPLLGWMLREKIRGTGLALVKPLETVRATVIGTGTQSISLSGSTIHVQGQAGLPLRNILVAKPFPEGSGEIPADAEEIGDRVRKSLSLLYTEGQSQHLALAFQGPKTLSFLDIQTLAKGIVRGVDELLAGDKPLILIMEKDCGKILGQCLAALCGKHKELICIDQLSLENCDYIDIGNPLMGGRVIPVVMKTLVFDAKKR, encoded by the coding sequence GTGCTGATGAATCAGTCGGATAGTCAAATCATAATGAGTGTGGGAATCGACATTGGGACCACCACCACTCAATTGGTCATAAGCCGCCTAACCATTGAAAATACTGCCAGTGCCACCCTGGTTCCCCGTGTCTTGATCACCGCTAAAGAGGTGATTCACCGGAGCCGGATTCATTTGACTCCCCTTTTGGATCATCACCTCATCAATGGGGAGGAGATTTCCCGTCTGGTCGAAGACGAATATCGGTTAGCGGCCGTGACGCCCCGGGATATTGACAGCGGAGCGGTAATTATTACAGGAGAAACCGCCAAAAAAGAAAATGCCAAAGCACTGTTAGGAGTACTGGCCGGTTTTGCCGGGGATTTTGTGGTCGCTACCGCCGGTCCCAACCTGGAGTCGATCTATGCGGGGAAGGGCTCGGGGGCCGCGGCTTATTCGGCTGAAAAGCATCAGGAGATTGTCAATATCGATGTAGGCGGCGGAACTTCGAATTTTGCCGTATTCCGGGAGGGTCAGGCGATTGATACCTCATGTCTGAATATAGGAGGGCGTCTGCTGGAAATTGAGCCTGGAGGAGATAGGGTTACCTATATTGCCCAGCCGATGCAGGCTGTATTCAAAGCTATGGGTCGCTGGATCAGGGTGGGGGAAGTTATTCAACTGGAGCACTTAAGGGAAATCACCGCCCTGATGGCCCAGTCGATTGTGGAAGTTATTTTGATCAAAAGACTTTCTCCATTAACGGAGGAACTTCTGATGGTCCCCCCCTTGGCTTTGAATTATCCCCTGAACAGCATCATGGTATCCGGGGGAGTGGCGGATTACGTTTACAAGGACTCACCGCCCTGTTCTATGGAAGAGGTCAGTGCTTTCGGCGATATGGGTCCGTTGCTGGGCTGGATGCTGAGGGAAAAAATAAGGGGCACCGGCCTGGCCCTGGTAAAGCCCCTGGAAACGGTGCGGGCCACGGTGATCGGAACCGGTACACAGTCTATCAGTCTGAGCGGAAGTACGATCCATGTGCAAGGGCAAGCAGGTTTACCCCTTCGCAATATCTTAGTGGCTAAACCCTTTCCTGAGGGGTCCGGCGAAATCCCCGCTGATGCGGAAGAAATAGGAGATCGTGTGAGGAAGAGCCTATCCCTTCTCTATACGGAGGGACAAAGCCAGCATCTCGCTCTGGCTTTTCAGGGTCCGAAAACCCTCTCCTTTTTGGACATTCAAACCTTAGCCAAAGGCATTGTGCGGGGGGTAGATGAACTTCTTGCCGGGGATAAGCCCTTAATTCTGATCATGGAAAAGGACTGCGGCAAGATTCTTGGTCAATGCCTCGCGGCTCTGTGCGGAAAACACAAAGAATTGATTTGTATTGATCAGCTCTCTCTGGAAAATTGCGATTATATTGATATTGGCAACCCTCTGATGGGGGGGCGCGTTATCCCTGTGGTTATGAAGACCCTGGTGTTTGATGCCAAGAAACGGTAA
- the pylSc gene encoding pyrrolysine--tRNA(Pyl) ligase large subunit codes for MSSSWTAVQYQRLKELNASGEQLAMGFADALSRDRAFQGIEHQLMGQGKRHLEQLRTVKRRPALIELEERLAKALHQQGFVQVVTPTIITKSALAKMTIGEDHPLFSQVFWLGGKKCLRPMLAPNLYTLWRELERLWDKPIRIFEIGTCYRKESQGAQHLNEFTMLNLTELGTPLEERHQRLEDMAHWVLEAAGIREFELVTESSVVYGDTVDVMKGELELASGAMGPHFLDEQWEIFDPWVGLGFGLERLLMIREGTQNVQSMARSLSYLDGVRLNIN; via the coding sequence GTGAGCAGCTCTTGGACAGCGGTTCAATATCAGCGCTTGAAAGAACTTAATGCTTCCGGGGAGCAGCTGGCAATGGGTTTTGCTGATGCACTAAGCCGTGACCGCGCTTTTCAGGGAATCGAGCATCAGTTGATGGGTCAGGGCAAACGCCATTTGGAACAATTGCGCACGGTTAAACGCCGCCCCGCTTTGATCGAGCTCGAAGAGCGGTTAGCGAAAGCATTGCACCAGCAGGGATTTGTTCAGGTGGTAACCCCGACGATTATTACAAAGTCAGCCCTGGCAAAGATGACCATAGGGGAGGATCATCCCTTGTTTTCTCAGGTTTTTTGGTTGGGTGGGAAGAAATGTTTACGGCCGATGCTGGCTCCCAACCTATACACTTTGTGGCGGGAGCTGGAGCGCTTGTGGGATAAGCCGATCAGGATTTTTGAGATTGGAACCTGCTACCGGAAAGAGTCCCAGGGGGCGCAGCATCTCAATGAATTTACCATGCTGAATCTCACGGAACTGGGAACACCCCTGGAAGAGCGGCACCAACGCCTTGAGGACATGGCTCATTGGGTTCTGGAGGCTGCGGGAATAAGGGAGTTTGAGCTGGTTACCGAATCCTCTGTGGTTTATGGAGATACGGTAGATGTGATGAAGGGGGAGCTGGAGCTTGCTTCAGGGGCCATGGGACCCCACTTCCTTGATGAACAATGGGAGATATTTGATCCTTGGGTAGGTCTGGGCTTTGGTCTGGAGAGGCTCCTGATGATTCGTGAAGGAACACAAAATGTTCAGAGTATGGCCAGAAGCCTAAGCTATCTTGATGGAGTGCGCCTGAATATCAATTGA
- a CDS encoding EutP/PduV family microcompartment system protein: MNGTAGKKPKKILLIGGVGAGKTTLKQALSDLPLIYQKTQVLNFGDVFIDCPGEYLEIPRYYHVLIDLSHRVAEIWALQDATRPCGIYPPKFACVFKKPVIGVITKIDLPQANVETARLFLNNGGIPQPYYEISALHKQNTQILRTRIESLAN, from the coding sequence ATGAATGGTACGGCAGGTAAAAAGCCCAAAAAGATATTGCTGATCGGCGGAGTCGGAGCAGGGAAAACAACCCTTAAACAAGCCTTAAGCGATCTGCCCCTGATCTACCAAAAAACCCAGGTTCTGAACTTTGGTGACGTTTTTATTGATTGCCCGGGGGAGTACTTGGAAATTCCCCGTTACTATCATGTGCTTATCGATCTCAGCCACCGGGTTGCGGAAATTTGGGCACTACAGGATGCCACGAGGCCTTGCGGGATTTATCCGCCGAAGTTTGCCTGTGTTTTTAAAAAACCGGTTATCGGCGTGATCACCAAGATCGATTTGCCCCAGGCTAATGTGGAGACTGCCCGCCTTTTCCTGAACAATGGGGGGATTCCTCAGCCTTACTATGAGATCTCGGCTCTCCATAAACAGAATACCCAGATCCTAAGAACAAGGATTGAGTCTTTAGCGAACTAG
- the eutL gene encoding ethanolamine utilization microcompartment protein EutL, with protein sequence MIEAVKPKVLATRLIPNVAPDLAGQLGLAPYQRSLGMLTCNIDDSTYVALDEATKKADVTVVYAKSFYAGAAHASGPRSGEVIGILAASNPADVRAGIDACIACLENEAFFYTHDGGKTAWFPHTISSTGSYLSKLAGIPAGEPLAYLIAPPLEAIYGIDAALKVADVSMKVLYGPPTETNFGGALLTGTQSACRAACEDFQRAVIEVAENGLKY encoded by the coding sequence ATGATCGAGGCTGTTAAGCCTAAGGTATTAGCGACCCGGTTGATTCCCAATGTAGCACCGGACCTGGCCGGCCAGCTCGGGTTAGCTCCCTATCAAAGGTCACTGGGTATGCTGACTTGCAACATCGATGATTCGACCTATGTTGCTTTGGATGAGGCAACGAAAAAAGCCGATGTCACTGTGGTTTATGCCAAGAGTTTCTATGCGGGGGCGGCTCATGCCTCGGGGCCCCGCTCCGGAGAGGTTATCGGCATTTTGGCGGCGTCCAATCCTGCCGATGTGCGGGCAGGGATTGACGCCTGTATTGCTTGTTTGGAGAATGAAGCCTTTTTCTATACCCATGATGGGGGGAAAACCGCCTGGTTTCCCCATACCATCTCCAGTACGGGGAGTTATCTCTCCAAACTGGCCGGCATCCCTGCGGGAGAGCCTCTGGCCTACTTGATCGCCCCCCCTCTGGAAGCCATCTATGGTATAGATGCCGCTCTCAAAGTGGCTGATGTTTCAATGAAAGTGCTGTATGGCCCGCCCACTGAAACCAACTTCGGCGGTGCTTTGCTGACGGGTACCCAAAGCGCCTGCCGGGCTGCCTGTGAGGATTTCCAACGGGCGGTCATCGAGGTTGCCGAAAATGGGCTGAAGTATTAA
- the pylC gene encoding 3-methylornithine--L-lysine ligase PylC, whose amino-acid sequence MQVAIIGGKLQGVEAAYLAKKAGWDVVLFDRREKAQGAHLADVFHCMDVLRSREEFVAKLQGADLILPAVEDVEVLTALAEVGQRTQIPCVLDLAAYKVSSSKQRSNQLFAAMGIPTPRPWPDCHFPMLLKPSDRSGSEGVQVIPDQEELERVLHQEPRDNWILEEYIEGPSYSIEVIGFSGKYQVFQITELEMDAQYDCKRVLAPVRLDLGLKGELKEIALKLARELSLQGIMDVEVILHAGKLKVLEIDARLPSQTPTAVFHSTGLNMVEYLGEAFVQGKMPGPGLKQAIQKGAGRPVILEHFLVTPEKIEACGEHILGEAGPLHLLTDFFGADEVLTDYAGGKKEWVLSLMTWGSSFVEVWDKRAQVLKRIQRELQIPKVLDPYPLSQCPVNAKITRY is encoded by the coding sequence ATGCAGGTAGCGATCATCGGCGGCAAACTGCAAGGTGTTGAAGCTGCTTATTTAGCGAAAAAGGCCGGTTGGGATGTTGTGCTTTTTGATCGCCGGGAAAAAGCTCAAGGGGCGCATCTGGCCGATGTATTCCATTGTATGGATGTACTCAGGTCAAGGGAAGAGTTTGTGGCTAAGCTTCAAGGGGCGGACTTAATTCTGCCGGCTGTTGAAGACGTGGAGGTTTTGACAGCCCTGGCCGAAGTTGGGCAGAGAACCCAGATCCCCTGCGTTTTGGATCTGGCTGCCTATAAGGTTTCGTCATCCAAACAGCGTTCCAATCAACTGTTTGCGGCAATGGGGATTCCGACCCCGCGCCCGTGGCCTGACTGCCATTTTCCCATGCTCCTGAAGCCTTCGGACCGCAGTGGCAGTGAAGGTGTCCAGGTTATTCCTGATCAGGAGGAATTGGAGCGCGTTCTCCATCAGGAGCCTCGGGATAATTGGATTTTGGAGGAGTATATCGAGGGACCGTCTTATTCCATTGAGGTGATAGGCTTCTCCGGAAAATATCAAGTGTTTCAGATCACAGAGTTGGAGATGGATGCTCAGTATGACTGCAAAAGAGTGCTTGCACCGGTCAGACTGGACCTGGGGCTTAAGGGAGAATTGAAAGAGATCGCTTTAAAACTGGCAAGAGAGCTTTCCCTGCAGGGGATCATGGATGTTGAGGTTATCCTTCACGCCGGAAAGCTTAAAGTATTGGAGATTGACGCCAGACTGCCCAGCCAGACCCCAACAGCTGTGTTTCATTCCACCGGTCTTAATATGGTTGAGTACCTGGGTGAAGCCTTTGTTCAGGGAAAGATGCCCGGACCCGGGCTGAAGCAGGCTATACAAAAGGGGGCGGGAAGGCCTGTAATCCTGGAGCATTTCCTGGTAACTCCCGAGAAAATAGAAGCTTGTGGTGAACATATTTTAGGGGAAGCCGGTCCCCTGCATCTTTTAACGGATTTTTTCGGAGCGGATGAGGTGTTAACCGATTATGCCGGGGGCAAAAAGGAATGGGTGCTCTCGTTAATGACTTGGGGATCAAGCTTTGTGGAGGTTTGGGACAAAAGGGCCCAGGTCCTTAAGCGGATTCAGAGGGAATTGCAGATTCCGAAGGTGCTCGATCCTTATCCGCTAAGCCAGTGCCCTGTCAATGCTAAAATTACTCGATACTAA
- a CDS encoding EutN/CcmL family microcompartment protein, giving the protein MILAYVLGNVWSTRKEESLTGLKFLVVQPVTLMYEESGRPRFEKYGNTLIAADRIGAGETEIVMIASGSSARQSLEDQRSPIDAMVIGIIDKETFQT; this is encoded by the coding sequence ATGATCTTAGCCTATGTTTTGGGGAATGTCTGGTCAACACGAAAGGAAGAATCTTTAACAGGTCTCAAATTCCTTGTGGTACAACCGGTGACGTTGATGTATGAAGAGAGCGGGAGACCTCGCTTTGAGAAATATGGGAATACCTTGATTGCAGCAGATCGCATCGGAGCAGGAGAAACGGAAATCGTCATGATCGCCAGTGGTTCATCAGCCCGGCAAAGTCTGGAGGATCAGCGTTCTCCCATTGATGCCATGGTGATCGGGATTATTGACAAAGAAACGTTCCAAACATAA
- a CDS encoding BMC domain-containing protein encodes MIDALGMIETKGLVGAIEAADAMVKAANVSLIGKTHVGGGLVTVMVRGDVGAVKAATDAGAAAAGRVGELISVHVIPRPHPEMEMILPQINK; translated from the coding sequence ATGATCGATGCCTTAGGCATGATTGAGACCAAAGGTTTGGTGGGAGCGATTGAGGCAGCCGACGCTATGGTTAAAGCGGCAAACGTGTCCTTAATCGGCAAGACTCATGTTGGAGGCGGCTTGGTCACCGTTATGGTGCGGGGAGATGTGGGCGCGGTCAAAGCCGCTACAGATGCCGGTGCGGCTGCAGCCGGGCGGGTCGGGGAGCTGATCTCCGTACACGTCATCCCCAGACCTCATCCTGAGATGGAAATGATTCTGCCCCAAATAAACAAGTGA
- a CDS encoding LysR family transcriptional regulator — protein MRLEQLYHLVEVAKYNSISIAAERIYITQPAVSASISKLEDELGVLLFKRTTKGAYPTDIGQTIIEAAEEILQKVDFIKELANTSTLTGNITVATIPSMCDKIMPNVLSCLKEAHPGISVSLHIGESIQILNHIQSGTADIGIVIMTEEIQEKNTHFEKLFHDEFLIYVGKNSPLANKQAVTLQEALEYPVVAYNDEFSRNNGGITSLLKKYSSPKISFRFDNFEMIKRTVSQGTFISFFPKFMSKNDVYQLSHEIVPIAIQDVTLDITIALIWAKRHIFSAAEKEFIAILKSFCEETMVEDCS, from the coding sequence ATGAGATTGGAACAACTCTATCATCTCGTTGAAGTTGCCAAATATAATTCCATATCCATCGCCGCAGAGCGTATCTATATCACTCAGCCTGCGGTTAGTGCATCGATCAGCAAGCTGGAAGACGAGCTGGGAGTCCTCTTATTTAAGCGAACAACAAAAGGCGCCTATCCAACGGATATTGGTCAAACCATTATTGAAGCCGCCGAAGAAATACTGCAAAAAGTCGATTTCATTAAAGAATTGGCCAACACCTCCACATTAACTGGAAACATCACCGTGGCGACCATCCCCAGTATGTGTGATAAGATCATGCCCAATGTTTTATCTTGTTTGAAAGAAGCTCATCCGGGCATCAGTGTTTCCCTGCACATTGGCGAGTCAATTCAGATATTAAACCATATTCAGTCCGGGACGGCAGATATTGGCATCGTCATTATGACTGAAGAAATTCAAGAGAAAAACACTCATTTTGAAAAGCTCTTCCATGATGAATTTCTCATTTATGTGGGAAAAAACTCCCCTCTTGCCAACAAGCAAGCCGTTACTCTCCAAGAGGCCCTTGAATACCCGGTTGTAGCCTATAATGATGAGTTTTCCAGAAATAACGGCGGCATTACCAGCCTCTTAAAAAAATATTCTTCACCTAAAATTTCATTTCGTTTTGATAACTTCGAAATGATTAAACGAACGGTCTCCCAAGGAACCTTTATCTCTTTCTTCCCTAAATTCATGTCGAAAAACGATGTCTATCAGCTGTCTCATGAAATTGTTCCCATTGCTATTCAAGATGTTACTTTAGATATAACTATTGCTTTAATATGGGCTAAGCGTCATATTTTCTCTGCCGCTGAGAAGGAATTTATCGCTATTCTTAAATCCTTTTGTGAAGAAACAATGGTTGAAGACTGTTCTTAA
- a CDS encoding ATP-binding protein — translation MIITEMELREIWQKTEGRIIALPQGSVLTPLARDFIRSKELQIQLEDRAGTEVKKPLPSKNSQGHKPEQMTHLYQSELVSKNHSIIALRGQLDLFQTLLVDTQIDFQAMGKLELVERLEEVAALAREIMAAEVKRQPFAFKTLWGLTPDEIRERSHYPHKYYGVAHSPLSYKQGAAVSKLHQLRAKIREVELYANRAFTDGRGECGRVDLVQALNRLSSAFYILACEQQIKA, via the coding sequence ATGATCATCACAGAAATGGAGCTGCGGGAAATCTGGCAAAAGACCGAAGGGAGGATCATCGCCCTTCCCCAAGGGAGTGTGCTCACCCCTTTGGCCCGGGATTTTATCCGCTCCAAAGAACTGCAGATTCAACTTGAAGACAGGGCAGGAACCGAGGTAAAAAAACCTTTACCCTCAAAAAATAGCCAAGGCCATAAGCCGGAACAGATGACCCATCTATATCAAAGTGAACTGGTCAGCAAAAACCATTCGATCATTGCCCTGCGCGGGCAGCTTGATCTTTTTCAAACCCTGCTGGTGGATACTCAAATAGACTTTCAGGCCATGGGGAAGCTGGAATTAGTGGAAAGGCTGGAAGAAGTGGCGGCCTTGGCCCGGGAGATCATGGCGGCGGAAGTCAAAAGGCAGCCCTTCGCATTTAAAACCCTTTGGGGGCTGACCCCGGATGAGATCAGGGAACGGTCCCATTATCCCCATAAATATTATGGCGTAGCCCATTCCCCCCTGAGCTATAAACAGGGGGCGGCCGTCAGCAAGCTTCACCAGCTCAGGGCTAAAATCCGTGAAGTGGAACTGTATGCTAACCGGGCCTTTACGGACGGGCGGGGAGAGTGCGGCCGGGTTGATCTTGTGCAGGCCCTTAATCGCCTGTCCAGTGCATTCTATATCTTGGCGTGTGAGCAACAAATTAAGGCGTAA
- the eutC gene encoding ethanolamine ammonia-lyase subunit EutC produces MHAAEKDLEKILQSILDELLKEGSSFSAKNLPGEKETMISDAFRDIPAHELGQEDMVTLMPADEVLVSKPVNLEAIKAMKATTPARIGIGRAGARMKTASLLKFLADHAVAQDAVFTDVSPEFLNRMNLFAVQSSAQDKEGFLTHPELGRRLSKEAIQIITQKCEKDIQVQIIVVDGLSSSAIEANIPDLLPALTQGLAVAGIKMGTPFFIRYGRVWVEDQVANLLNADMIISLIGERPGLGTAESLSAYMIYRPDETTVEADRTVISNIHKGGIPPAEAGAHLTDVIKQVLKAKASGVRLTQMG; encoded by the coding sequence ATGCATGCAGCTGAAAAGGATTTAGAAAAAATACTCCAAAGCATCCTGGATGAGTTATTAAAAGAGGGGTCCTCTTTTTCTGCCAAGAATCTTCCTGGAGAAAAGGAAACCATGATATCCGATGCCTTTAGAGATATCCCTGCCCATGAGCTTGGGCAGGAAGACATGGTCACGCTCATGCCGGCCGATGAAGTGTTGGTTTCTAAACCGGTTAATTTAGAGGCTATTAAGGCCATGAAAGCAACGACTCCGGCCCGCATTGGCATTGGGAGAGCCGGCGCGAGAATGAAAACCGCCTCTCTATTAAAATTTCTGGCCGACCATGCCGTTGCCCAGGATGCCGTGTTCACGGATGTTTCTCCTGAATTTTTAAACCGGATGAATCTCTTTGCCGTGCAAAGTTCAGCCCAGGATAAAGAAGGATTTCTTACCCACCCTGAATTGGGCAGACGGCTTTCTAAGGAAGCGATCCAAATCATCACCCAGAAGTGTGAAAAAGATATTCAGGTGCAGATTATTGTCGTTGACGGATTAAGTTCCAGCGCTATTGAAGCCAATATTCCCGACCTCTTGCCTGCCTTAACCCAAGGGCTTGCTGTTGCTGGCATAAAAATGGGTACACCGTTTTTTATCCGATATGGACGGGTTTGGGTTGAAGACCAGGTGGCCAACCTTCTCAATGCGGATATGATCATTTCTCTAATCGGCGAACGCCCTGGCCTGGGGACAGCGGAGAGTCTCAGCGCTTATATGATCTATCGCCCTGATGAAACAACTGTGGAAGCAGACAGAACGGTTATATCCAACATTCATAAAGGTGGAATTCCGCCGGCCGAGGCTGGGGCTCATCTGACGGATGTGATTAAACAGGTGCTTAAAGCCAAGGCAAGCGGGGTCCGTCTTACTCAAATGGGGTAA
- a CDS encoding ethanolamine ammonia-lyase subunit EutB: MILKAKVYNKVFAFKDLKEVLAKANEEKSGDVLAGIGAASASERVAAKLVLSNLTLEELYNHPVLPYEEDEVTRVIYDELNLRIYQEMKSWTVGELREYILEHGTTGSQLNHISRGLTSEMIAAVAKLMSNMDLVYGSKKMRHQAHCNTTIGIPGTLAFRCQPNHPTDSVEGVMASLKEGLSYGSGDAVIGINPVEDNVDTMARILETVKEFMQQWKIPTQNCVLAHITTQMKAIAKGVPIDLVFQSIAGTQKANEAFGISKELIDEAFALIQRHGTATGPNLMYFETGQGSEISLDAHHGVDMMTLESRTYGFGRRYRPFLLNNVSGFIGPETIYSGREVIRADLEDLFMGKLHGLPMGIAPCYTNHMKADQNDQEIATLLCAMAGANYFMGLPGGDDVMLSYQDTSYHDDAATREILGLRPLPEFEKWLEKMGIMENGQLTERAGDPSIFEK, from the coding sequence ATGATTTTGAAAGCAAAGGTATATAATAAGGTCTTTGCTTTTAAAGACCTTAAAGAAGTTCTGGCTAAAGCCAATGAGGAGAAATCCGGTGATGTTTTAGCTGGAATAGGAGCGGCATCCGCTTCGGAACGGGTTGCCGCTAAATTGGTCTTAAGCAATCTTACCCTTGAGGAACTTTATAATCATCCGGTTTTGCCTTATGAAGAGGATGAAGTAACCCGGGTGATTTATGATGAGCTTAATTTAAGGATCTACCAGGAAATGAAGAGCTGGACAGTGGGTGAGCTTCGGGAGTATATTCTCGAACATGGCACCACAGGCAGCCAGCTTAATCATATCAGCCGGGGCTTAACCAGCGAAATGATTGCCGCCGTTGCCAAACTCATGTCCAACATGGATCTGGTCTATGGTTCGAAAAAAATGCGGCATCAGGCTCATTGCAATACCACCATCGGTATTCCGGGAACTTTAGCCTTCCGATGTCAGCCCAATCATCCCACCGATTCAGTAGAAGGGGTGATGGCATCCTTAAAAGAAGGGTTATCCTATGGTTCGGGGGATGCCGTGATTGGCATTAATCCTGTGGAAGATAATGTGGACACGATGGCCCGGATTTTGGAAACGGTCAAAGAATTTATGCAGCAATGGAAGATTCCGACGCAAAATTGTGTCCTTGCTCATATTACCACCCAAATGAAAGCGATTGCTAAGGGGGTTCCCATCGATCTTGTGTTTCAGAGTATCGCGGGAACCCAAAAGGCCAATGAGGCCTTTGGCATCTCCAAGGAACTGATTGATGAAGCCTTTGCGCTGATTCAGCGCCATGGAACGGCCACTGGGCCGAATTTAATGTATTTCGAGACCGGCCAGGGGTCGGAGATTTCCCTGGATGCTCACCATGGTGTGGATATGATGACCTTGGAGTCCAGGACCTATGGATTCGGCCGCCGCTACCGGCCTTTCCTGCTCAACAATGTATCGGGATTTATCGGACCGGAGACCATTTACTCGGGCCGGGAAGTCATCCGGGCGGATCTGGAAGATTTGTTTATGGGCAAGCTCCATGGTTTGCCCATGGGAATCGCTCCCTGTTATACCAATCATATGAAAGCCGATCAAAATGATCAGGAAATTGCCACACTGCTCTGCGCTATGGCTGGTGCTAATTACTTTATGGGTCTTCCCGGAGGAGACGACGTCATGCTCAGTTATCAGGATACAAGTTATCATGATGATGCCGCAACCCGTGAAATTCTGGGACTGCGCCCCTTGCCTGAGTTCGAGAAATGGCTGGAGAAGATGGGAATCATGGAGAATGGACAGCTTACAGAACGGGCGGGGGATCCGTCTATTTTCGAAAAATAG
- the pylB gene encoding methylornithine synthase PylB encodes MRNLRLAGILEKAKAESPLSHEDILRLLETTEDQFGCVAQAARELREKYFQNKIFLYGFLYFSTFCRNDCTFCLYRKSNSSYQRYRKDRGEIISAARELADSGVHLLDLTMGEDPLYHNTPQGFAELLQIVQEIKRETQTPMMLSPGIVSQDVLLKFKAAGVDWYACYQETHNRALYSRLRIRQSYDERMERKSLAKAMGYLIEEGILTGVGDTHEDIAASILTMENMEAAQVRVMSFVPQENTPLAKWKTGSHFRELLIIAIMRLVMPDRLIPASLDVDGLRGLEQRLNSGANVVTSIIPPTAGLAGVSQSSRDIADGNRSLEKIIPILSRMHLEPATRREYQTWLEAQAAPAVCLGKGAVQCR; translated from the coding sequence ATGCGGAATTTAAGGTTGGCAGGGATTTTAGAAAAGGCAAAAGCAGAATCACCACTTAGTCATGAAGATATTTTGAGGTTATTGGAAACAACTGAGGACCAATTCGGGTGTGTCGCTCAGGCTGCGCGGGAACTGCGTGAGAAATATTTCCAGAACAAAATATTTCTTTATGGCTTTTTATATTTCTCCACATTTTGCAGAAATGACTGCACCTTTTGTCTCTACCGCAAATCAAACAGCAGTTATCAGCGCTATCGCAAGGATCGTGGCGAAATCATCTCCGCAGCCCGCGAACTGGCGGATTCCGGGGTGCACCTCCTGGACCTGACCATGGGGGAAGATCCGCTGTACCATAATACTCCCCAGGGATTTGCCGAACTGTTGCAGATCGTCCAGGAAATTAAACGGGAAACCCAAACGCCGATGATGCTATCGCCGGGGATTGTATCACAAGATGTTCTGCTGAAATTCAAAGCTGCCGGTGTCGATTGGTACGCGTGCTACCAGGAAACTCATAATCGGGCTCTCTATAGTCGTCTGCGGATTAGACAGAGTTATGACGAGCGGATGGAGCGAAAAAGCCTGGCTAAGGCCATGGGCTATCTTATCGAAGAAGGAATTCTGACAGGTGTCGGGGACACCCATGAAGACATCGCGGCTTCGATTCTGACCATGGAAAATATGGAGGCGGCTCAGGTCCGGGTGATGAGCTTTGTTCCTCAGGAAAACACCCCTTTAGCCAAGTGGAAAACGGGGTCTCACTTCCGGGAACTCTTGATTATTGCCATCATGCGCCTGGTCATGCCTGACCGGCTGATTCCGGCTTCCCTTGATGTGGATGGCCTGAGGGGGCTGGAGCAGCGTCTGAATTCCGGAGCCAATGTGGTCACTTCGATTATTCCCCCCACAGCGGGGTTAGCGGGGGTATCCCAGAGCAGCCGTGATATTGCCGACGGCAACCGTTCTCTGGAGAAGATTATCCCCATCCTCAGCAGGATGCATTTAGAACCGGCCACCCGCCGGGAATACCAGACCTGGCTGGAAGCACAAGCTGCCCCTGCTGTTTGTTTAGGGAAAGGAGCCGTTCAATGCAGGTAG